A segment of the Aureliella helgolandensis genome:
AGCGTGGATTTACCCTGGTGGAGTTGTTGGTGGTCATTGCGATCATTGGCATCCTGGTTGGTCTCTTACTACCGGCAGTGCAAGCGGCCCGCGAAGCAGCCCGCCGCATGCAGTGTTCCAACAATCTCAAGCAATTGGGATTGTCGGCCCATAATTTTGAAAGTGCCATGCGGTACTTCCCGCCGCGCACGCATACCACGGTATTGCCCAACGCCTCGGGAGTGCCTACCACGTACTCTTCCGAAGCGACCGCGCAAGTCCTGTTGCTGCCTTACCTAGAGCAAGGCAATAAAGCCAACTTGTTCGATCACAATTACAACGTCAATTCTGATCAGCCCATCGCCCCTAGCATTCCAGCTAAAACGGGCGCCAATGCACTTGCGCGTGCCACAGACGTACCGACCTTCCTGTGCCCTTCGGATCCATCTTCGGCAACCTACCCCAGTGGCTCCGGCCCGGCGGCAGGGCGGCAGAACTACATGGCCTGCATTGGTGGAGCAAATTTGAGAGGTGGCTTGGCCATCGATGGCATCTTTGCCAAACCCAACGCCTCTTCAGGTCAGCAGTTGAAGGGCCCGAGGATCGGGGAGATCACCGATGGTACTAGCAATACTGCCATGTTCTCCGAAGTCCAACGCGGCAGCTTGGTGTACAACGCCACCAATCAGTACGATCATACGACGATGTTCAACTCGACCTCTGCATTTGGAGCAGTCGAACTGCTGGACGGGCGGAGCGTTCCACAGTGTCTTCCAGGCGGAAATAGCACAACCTCGAGTTGGTTGCGGTACACGGGGCAACAGTACTATCGAGCACTGCCCATCAACTTTGTCTACACCCACACGCTGCCCCCGAACTGGAACCGCAGAGCTTCGTCCCTTGACAGTCAACGCTACAACTGCGGAACCACCTCTTTCGTTACTCAGCATATTGCTGCGTCGAGTACTCACACCGGCGGTGTCACGACTTGCTTTGCGGACGGCTCCGTGCGATTCGTATCGGAGTCGGTAGACTTTGCTGTCTGGCAAGCCACTGGTAGCCGCTCCAACGGTGAAGTCAACGTCGTTCAAGACTAATCTTTTCAAATGACTGCATGGAGTGAGTATATGATTCGTTTACTTTCATTGGTTCTTTTGGCATCGGTCATGGGCTGCGGGCTTGGCGGCACTGGATCGGTTCCCGCTACGCAAGCAGACGCTGGCGAAGGGTTGAACCAACTCCGAGACCTGTTGGTGGAAGCTGCAGGTGTTGGCCCAGCACCCAAGAAGAAAGCGGACATTGCGGAATACATTGGCCGCTATCCGGCCGCCGTGGCCGGAGTGGATGATGGTTCTCTAACAGTGATCTGGGGCAAAGGGATTCGCGAGGGACTGGGGGATGATGCGGCGATCATCGCACATCAAACCGATACCTCTGGCGAATCTGTATGGGTTGTCCGCGAGAATTCCGAGATCGAAAAGCTGTCCGTTGAGGACTTCAAGAAGGAAGTTTCCTAGCGCACCTAGTGCATTGTCAACACTAAGAATTAGGGTCTAGCGAGCGTTCGGAAAAAGGTGTCCGACACCAAAAGCCGGAACGGCCCTTCGGGTGCTTTGCACTTTTGGTGTCGGACACCTTTTTCCGGGCAACCCGAAAATTAAGCATTTGACAATGCACTAGTTTTGGATTTCACGAGCCTGCGTACGTACGATGGGCGGCTGGATCGACGGCCTAAGTTCAAGCTTGAGTCCGTTCTCCCCCGCCCATTCGTTACGCACCGTTTACATCTTCAATTTGCCAAAACTCTCGCTCTGCTGCAATTCAAAGTGCAGCTGAGCGACGAGTTTCCTGGGAGCTACCGTAATTATTCGGCAGCTACTCTTCCGGATGCAATTCGTCTTCTGCGACTATTTCTCGGCCGCTGATCGTTAGCCGTTTGCTCAAAGTTTCCCAGGAGACTGCGCCCGAAATCGATTGCACCACCGTCTGGCGACGGTAGCTACGCTCGCCAGAGCGTAGGGGCCCACCGTCTGGCGACGGTAGCTACGCTTGCCAGAGCGTGGGGGGCCCACCGTCTGGTGACGGTAGCTACGCTCGCTAAACCCTAATTCTGAGTATTGAGGATGAGCTAGAGAACGGAGTCTGCAGGCTATTCACGCATGAGCGTCTCGTCCAAATTTAGCAGCACGCTCATCGTCATCGTCCAACTTGCAAGCTCTCCAATTTCGAGTTGCGTGTCGTTGGATGTTTCTCCAACGCCGAGTAGTTCCGAGGCATCCTGGGGTGATTGGGCGAATTGGTCGCGCATGGTTTGCAAGACACTCAACAGAGTCCGAAGTTCGGACTCCGAGGGGAAACGCGAAGTTGCGATACGGAATGCTTCGGTGAGTCGCTCAACCGAAGAGGCATCAGGCTTGCTTAGCACGCGCTCCGCAAAATGCCTTGCCGCTTCAACGAACTGCGGATCATTGAGTACCACCAAGGCTTGCAACGGGGTGTTCGTTCGCGCCCGGCGGATGGTACATTTTTCTCGGGTAGGAGCGTCAAAAATCTGCATCGAGGGGGGCGGAGCCGAACGCTTCCAGTACGTGTACAGGCTCCGTCGGTACAGCTTCTCGCCATGGTCTTGCACGAACTTGGGATTGCCTCCCAATCCGACTTCCGCCCAGAGACCGGCAGGTTGATAGGGCTTAACGCCAGGTCCACCCTGTGTGGTGTTGAGCAAGCCGCTCATCGACAGCACCCCATCTCGAATAAATTCCCCTTGCAAGCGGAAGCGAGCCGCACGGGCGAGTTGGCGATTGCGGGGATCCCGCTCAAAATCGGCCACAGTTGCATGGGATGTCTGCCGGTAGGTTTGGGACATCACCATCTGTTTGAGGGTACGTTTGATGTCCCAACCGTGTTGCTGGAAATCGACCGCCAGCCAATCGAGCAACTCGGGATGCGACGGAAACTCTCCCTGGGCACCGAAGTCCTCAGGCGTACTGACCAGTCCCGTTCCGAAAAGGAGTTGCCAGTAGCGGTTTACGGTCACACGGGCGGTGAGCGGGTTTTGGGGGGAGAACATCCATTGGGCCAGTCCCAAACGATTGCGCGGGGCATCCTCTTGCATCGCGGGCAGGATCTGAGGGGTGCGTGCTGTCACGCGATGTTCCGACGGCGCATCGTAGGCTCCACGCTTTAAGATGAAGGTTTCTCGCGGGGATTGCATGTCTCCCATCACCATTACGGAAGTCAGTGGTTGTTTCAATTCTTCAATTTGGCTCAGCTGTTGCCCAATCTGCTCTTCCAAGTCTACGTAGCCGGGAGCCAATTCATGCAAATAGTGCTGACGAAGTGTTTCAATTTGCTGAGGTGTGCGTTCGACCGCTGGAATCGCCAACAGGGAATCCACGGAACCGGCCAGTGCTCGACCGCGGACTGCTGCCGGACTCAAGCAGAAATCATAGACCTCCAGCAACTCGATCTCGCCGCGAAATCGAGAACCGGGATGGCGACTGCCAACCAACAGACTCTTGGTTGTTTGGATCGAACCGCTTAGAGCATCCTGCTCGATCTCCCACTCCCATTCATCACCATTGACGTAGATCTTGACGCCTGCGGCCGAAGAAGAACCGTCGTACGTAGCAAACACGTGGTACCACTGGCCGGCCTCTAGCTTCTTCTTCGTCGTCACCTTGATTGCGTTCTGCGGCCAAGCGTGGATGATGTGGACGGAGATCGAGCTTGCACCCACGTAGAGGTCGTATCCACGGTAGGCATTTTGATCGTCCATACGAGCGAGAGCTGCACCGACACCACTGGAGGGTTTGATCCAGCCGCCGTAGGAGAATGCATCGGATCGCTCAAAATCTGCTACGTCGCCAAAATCAACAAAGTTGTTGCCCGAGAAGTTCAGGCCTTTGCCATTCGGAGTCTCAACCCATTCGACCTTGCCGGTGAGTTTTCCGGTGATGGTGTTATCCGATTTTTGGCTTGGCGAAATTTCGGTTGGATTTTCTGACTGAGTGTCAGCAGGCTCCGGTTCCGTGGAGGCGGCGGGAGCCGCTTCCTTGGGCTGCAACGCCGCCGCAATGTGGCGTCCCTTTCCCTCTTGAAACGGAATGCTTAGGAGTGGTGTCACTGGGGGAGAAGCTAGGGAACTCGCTGTCGTTGTTTGCTCCAGTAACCATTGCTGAAACTGCGGCTCGGCCTGGTTCGCTAAGGCCGCCAGCTGCGTCTGTAGGTCAGCGAGTTGAGACTCCGCGGCGGGTAGCTGGGCTTCGCGCTGAGGATCGGGGATCTCAAGCAATGGCGTGGCATTTCCATCGCGAGTTTGCATGCCGGCATCGTCACTGATATTGAAGAACGCGTAGAAGCTGTAGTAGTCCTCGTGCGAAATGGGATCGTACTTGTGATCGTGACATTGTGCGCACTCCAGGGTGAGCCCCATCCACACCATGCTGGTGGTCTTAACTCGGTCGACCGCGTATTCGACGCGATACTCTTCCGCGATGGCACCTCCCTCGTCGGTGGTGCCGTTATTGCGATTGAACGCGGATAGGATCTTTTGCTGCAGCGTTGCCTCGGGGAGTAAATCGCCGGCGAGCTGTGCAATTGAGAACTCATCGAATGGCATATTTGCGTTGTAGGCATCTACCACGGCATCTCTCCAGCCCCACATGTCGCGTGGGCCATCTGCGTGAAAGACGCTGGTATCCCCATAGCGTGCGGCATCCAGCCACATCAGCCCCATTCGCTCGCCGTAGTGCGGAGAGGCTAGCAAGCGATCGACGACGCGTTCCAACGCGTTGTCCGAGGTGTCGCTGAGGAAATCGTCCACCTCTTGCAGCGTGGGGGGCAAGCCCGTTAGGTCAAAGGTCAGGCGACGAATCAACGTGGAGCGACTCGCCTCCCGGCTGAAGCTCTTTCCCTGGGCGCGGAGCTCTCGCAATACAAAACGATCGATGGGGTTGGGGAGCTCCAAATCGGGCAATTCCGGGAGTGTTGGGGGCTCGAACGACCAGTGCTGGCTCCAGACGGCTCCTTCGTCAATCCAGCGCATGAGCAATTGACGCTCGGCGTCGGACATCTCCTTCTTCGAGGCAGGGGGAGGCATGACCTCATCGGGATCGGTGGAGAGCAGGCGGCGGATGAGTTCGCTATCGGCGGCACTGCCCGGGACCAAGACGCTTTCTTTGGCCGCCTCCTCCAAGTCTAAACGCAAATCGGCTTCACGGTGTTCGGTGTCGGGGCCATGGCAGTAGTAGCACTTGTCCGAAAGAATGGGCCGGATATCTCGGTCAAAACGGAGCGTGTCAACTTGGGCGTGGAGGAATCCATTCTGCGCTAGTACGGCAAGAACAGCAAAGCAGAGGGGAACGTGTTGCATTGCTAAGAACTTCAGAGTCGAGGTAAGAAAAACATGGCTGGCGTCTAGCAGTATACTATAACTAAGGTTTCCGCTTGTTCGATTCCACCGGAGCCTGCCATCTTCTAACCCGCGAGGCTGGGAGATCGCTCCACGCCTGGAGGAGAGCCGTAGAGGCCCTAGTCCCAGTTGAAGGCAGTTCAGCCTACGCCACACGGCCGACGTGCTGGATTGGCGGTGGTCAGGATGAAAAGGTGGCGGTCAGAGTCGAAACGGGGATGGGAAAAGGGGACTAGTAGAGTGTTCTTCGAATATTGCTCCAGCAGAATTAGCGAGCCGATCGATGCTTGATTTAATTGGCAAGGGAAAGACCCATACCTGCAACGGTGCGACGCGCCGCGATTTTTTGCAAGTGGGCACGTTGGGAACGTTGGGGTTCGGCCTACCGCAGTGGCTGCAAGCCAAGGAAGCGGGACTCGTCGATCCGGCCCAAGACAAAAAATCGTGTATCTTGATCTTCAACTTGGGGGCACCAAGCCAGCTCGATACATTCGACATGAAGCCGAATGCGCCGGCGGAAATTCGCGGGCCATTTCGCCCGATCTCCACGAACGCCGACGGAATTCAGGTCTCTGAAATCTTGCCGCTGCATGCGAAGATTGCCGATAAGATCGCTTTCGTCCGCTCTTGCTTTCACCGCGGCGCGGCGGTGCACGATTCTGGCTGGCAAATCATGCAAACCGGGCGATTGTTCACGGGGGGAGTTGATACGCCCCACGTTGGGTCCGCCGTGTGGTACTTGCGCGGAGCGCGGAGCGACCTACCACCGCACATCGTGTTGCCAGAGACCATGGGCCGCGGTGGCGGAAATTTACCCAACGGACAGGCGGGCGGCTTCTTGGGAAAAGCTTACGATCCGTTTGCACTCTTAGCGGATCCCTCGCAGGCGAACTTTGAGGTCCCAGACCTGTTGCCGCCGACCTCCATTCCCCCAGCTCGCCTGGACCGCCGCCGCAGGATGCGGGAAGCGGTGGAAGCCTCCATGACCCAGTTTGAGGCTAGTGAGAATGCCCGGATTATGAGCGAGCATTTTGACACCGCCTATCGACTAATGACTAGCCCTCAGGCACGCAATGCTTTTGATTTGAGCCAGGAACCTATTCAAGTCCGTGAGCGGTATGGGATGAACCGTTTTGGCCAATGCTGCTTGCTGGCCCGAAGATTGGTCGAGGCGGGAGTGCGCTTCGTCACCGTCAATACGTTCCTGACCGTCTTTGACGAAATCACCTGGGACATCCACGGAAGCAAGCCCTTTACCTCAATTGAAGGGATGAAGAATATTGTCGCGCCGATGTATGACCAAGGTTATTCGGCACTGATCCTCGATCTGGCCGATCGCGGAATGCTCGACGACACCTTGGTTGCCAACCTGGCCGAATTCGGACGCACACCCAAGGTGAATCCGGCGGGGGGGCGAGACCATTGGCCCCAGTGTTTCACGGTTTATTTTGCGGGTGGCGGAGTGCAGGGGGGACGCGTGGTTGGAGCCAGCGATCCCATCGGCGCGGTTCCTGACGACCGGCCTACAGAGCCTCCGGAAATTGTGGCCACGATCTTTCATGCCCTCGGTCTTAAGCTCACCGAACACATCCCTGGTCCGGGAGGCCGCCCGTTCCCCATTGTGGATTCTGGATTTCGGGAGATCCATGAACTGTTCTAGCGCATTGTCAACACTAAGAATTAGGGTTTAGCGAGCGTTCGGAAAAAGGTGTCCGACACCAAAAGCCGGAACGGCCCTTCGGGTGCTTTGCACTTTTGGTGTCGGCCACCTTTTTCCGGGCAACCCGAAAATTAAGCATTTGACAATGCACTAGGGCGGCCGCGAGAGTGATGCTGGGACTCGCGCGTTCCCGTTGAGCCTGAAACGATTTGTTGAACGCCTTGGTTGCGTTTCGAAGTGCTGCACTTACGCAGTGGTGGTTGAGTGGGAGTCGCGGCGTGCCACGCTGTCGCGAGCGGGCGTGGACAACAGTAGCTCGATGTCGGCCAACGCGATACCAAGATGCACCGCGATCTTCTCGTGGTCCCAGCCCTGCGCGGTCAGATGGCGGGCCTGGGCGAGTGGGCTGTCGGGAGCTATTTGCACCTGCTCTGCCAGCTCAATCAACTGGCTGAGCCGCCGCGCCGCCTGATCGTAGGTCTGCGAAAGGGAGCGCACCGCGAGCATTTTTGAATCGAGCTCCCCTTTCAGCTCACGCCCCAAGTCGTGCAATTCCACCTGCCATTGCAGAATCTCCGGCGGCGCTCCCAGGGAGCGCGTTCCGGTGAATGTATGTGGTTGACCCACGGCATTCCCGTTGTGCACCAAGCTCGAGAGGGCGACTCCCGATCTAGCCGCCTTTTGACGCCGCATTTTGCCACGGAGCAGAATCCAACAGATGATGCCAATTCCGGCAAGGGTCATCAGCTGTTGTATTTGTTCTTGCGAAAACACGCGTCTGGCTCTGCAGTGGGTGGAGGGGAGGAGCTCTTATAGGCTCCCGTATCCCAGAGGTCGGCTATCCATTCACGCAGCTAAAGTTCATTCCGTTTCATGGCGTGGTTACCGACAAATCGAGCGGCAACCCAACTGGATTTAGCGATGATGATCATGGCCCGAGTCGTGGTGATCGTGGTGATCGTGGTGATCGTGGTGATCGTGGTGATCGTGGTGATCGTGGTGATCGTGGTGATCATGGTGATCATGGTGATCGTGGTGATCGTGGTGATCGTGGTGATCATGGTGATCATGGTGATCATGGTGATCGTGAGATCCGTTGGGGCGCGGAGGAGGAGGGGGAGGTGGGCCGCGACGGTCTGATTCAAAGGGGCGATCGCCTGGTCCCGTGGGCAGGTTCTGGAGAGGCTGAAGGTCTTCTACGGCCTGCTGCGCCGCCTCCAGAACCACTTGGAATACATGTTCCAAAGATTCCTGGTGGGATTCTGCAAATTGCCGGCAATCCTCGTATTCGGGGGAGACTCGAGGGCTCTGGGGGCCGAGACCGTCCGTTGGCCAAGCTACCTTCACGCGAGCGACGCCCCAACGCGTATCCACTCGCAACACCTCGCGATGCAGTTTGCGGCGTGACATGCGGGTGCGACGTATTCCCAGGGAGCCACAGTGGGTGAAGAGGCAGTCTTCCAGTCGACCTCGGTGCTCGGGGCGGGCGATTACGGATAGCAGCGTCGCTGGGCGATTCTTTTTCATGCCAATCGCTGTTGTGAAGACATCCAACGCACCGCTCTTCCACAGTTGTTCAATGGCAAATCCCAGTTGCTCACCCGTAATGTCATCCATGTTGCATTCGAGGACTACGACATCATCTCGATCTTCGTCGAGTGGGGAGCCAATCAAAATGCGAAGAATATTAGCTTGTTCGGGCATGTCTCGATGCCCCGCACCGTAGCCGATCCTGTTGATCTGCATGCTGGGCAACGGACCAAACTGATCCACCAGGGTCGCCAAGATGGCTGCGCCGGTGGGGGTCGTCAATTCTGCCTCGATGCCACAGGCGCGAATGGGAACGCCTTTGAGGAGTTCTGCAGTGGCTGGGGCGGGGACGCTGACCGTACCGTGGGCTATTTTAACGGTCCCTGTTCCCGTTGGCGTGGCCGAGGCGACGATGCGCTGGATCTCCAAATTGCACAGGGCAACAGCGACTCCTACGATATCGACGATGGAGTCCACGGCGCCCACTTCATGAAAATGTACCGATTCGATATCGGTGCCATGCACATGCGCCTCAGCGGCTCCCAAGCGACGGAAGATACGTCCGGCCATTCCGCGTTCGCGAGCCGTCAACTGGCTCCGCTCCAGCATCGCCTCGATATCGCTCAAGTGGCGGTGCACATGCTCGGCAGGATGCAGGACATCCAACCGCAATGCCCGAAAATCATGGCGTCGCGTTGTCGAGAACTGCAACCGTACGTTCTCCAACCCCAAGGACTGGACTTGGCGCTCAATATAGTTCGCGTCTGCCCCAGCATCGACTAAAGCAGCGAGTGTCATGTCCCCGGCAATGCCGCTGAGCGTATCTAAGTAAGCAATTGCCATATTTCGTCCGTTCTAGAGAATTTCGTTCGTTCAGCTGCTTTAATCGCCACAATCGTCCGATTGTGTGCGCCACAATAGTCAGGTTTATCTATTGTTACTATATTGCCGAGTGCTCAATGACAGCTTAACCGATAGCTATCAATGTCAACGGAATTGACTCAATGAGAGAATCGGGAATTCGCTATGGCTATGCAAACATCGGACAGATATGTCTCAACAGTCTATGTGACAAACGCGGTCGCACGAAGTACGCCCCACGCTGGAATTTGGCAGTCTTGGTGCATGCCGACCAGCGAATTATCGACGGTGGCCCTTTCTGGCTACAGCACCGCTTGTCCCACGCACCTTCGAATCGATTCCGCTGATCGGCAAGTGCGCGCACCGAAACTGCTCCAAAGCTGGACGGCTGAAATTGGCTGGCATCGACAATTGGGCGAGTTGCAGAATCTCGACTTGCGGTGGCCAGAGAGCGATGTTTCTGCACGCCCTGTCGAATTCAAACAGCGAGGGGTGTGGTCGATATCTGACCACACCTTCCCGCTGGTTCATCGAGCGCCGGACAGCCAGGTTTCTCGGGCGCCTACTTGGGTGGGGCCGGCGCTGGAAGGCAGTGGCCAATGGGGGCCAATGGTGCAAGAAGCCGCCCACGATCTGCGGGCACCCATCAGCTCAGCTCAGCAGATTTTGGCATCCGTAACGCACCACTTTCGATCTGCAGCAAATCGCCTCTCCCCTGCACAGGTCGAGCAGCAAGTGGAACTACTGGAGATTGCGCAATCGCGGCTGCAGCTGGCCAATGACTGGGCGGAGACGATTCTCTCTCCCGACCGTTTGCCAAGGGAGCGTGCCAGCACCATCCGCCGGAGGTTCTATCCAAACCAATGGCGCAACTCCATTGGCGAACTCCTGGAAAGTATTGCCGCACAGCGTGGAGTCAAGCTTGAATGGCTTGGGTGGGAACGCTCGCTCGCGCGGCTCTACGTCGATGACCAGCAGTTGTCGCGGGCGGCGCTGAATCTGGTCAGCAATGCTGTGGCGGCGAGTCCGAGTGGTGGGACCGTTGTCATTCGTGCGGCCATGCAGGGTTCCATCACCCGCCATTTCGCACTCTCGATCGAAGACGAAGGTGCGGGGATGTGTCGTGAGTTGCTCGAAGAAGTCAACACTGCCATCCCTGCCGGACTCGCCTCAAAACGTCCACAGCAGTTGGGAGTGGGATTGACCATCACCAAGGCCCTGGTGCGGAGTCTGGGCGGGACACTGCTGGCCCGCATGACGAAAGATCGTGCTAGCGGCCAACGCGGCACCACAGTTCGGCTGAGTGTACCGGTGGACAATCCGGCGGCCCTGTTGCGAACTTGGTTGCTCACAAACGCTGGGGCTGAGGCGAGCGCCCGCTCACCAAGCAACGGCCAAGGTGGAGCGAATATCGAACTGCACGTCCTACGTGCAACGAGTGGTGAAGTCGACTTGATGGACCGTCATTTCCAGCAATCGGCAGAGCTCGACGATTTCGTTTATCGAGTCGCCAAAGACCGCTGGCTGTGGTTCAAATTGGTGAAGTCCCCCGTCGATCACGCAGGAGCCGCGACCGCCCCGTCGCAACCCCAGATGTCGGCGGACGCGGGGCCCATTGATCTCGTAGTTCGGAACCTGCCCGAGCAAGCGGGGCAGGGAGAACGCATGCGTTGTTTTACGCAGCGAGTCTTCCGCTTGCGTGGAGTTCAGTTGCAACGAGTCTTCGGTAAATCGGGATCGCATTTGCGACAAATCGAGATTGTAAATTTGTTGCACGACAAGTTCACCAAACTGTGTGGCTACCGAGTGCCTGCAGTAGATCTGTTGGACGCACCCACTTCAGCCTCGTCTCCGGCGATCTCCTCAGGCATCGGCAAGCGGGTCGTGCGGTTCGACCCTGCCCATCATGCAGGTGTCGTTTCGCAAAAATGCTCCGTGGATCGATGGAGCGAACGCGACGCAAGCAGCGAAGAGGCGGTACGCCAGTTCACTCAACTCGTGCAACAACGGCTCGACGCATCTTTTCCCACCTCCCCATCGCGAGCTCCGGCTCCCGCGTCCGTGGCCTTGACGCCACCACTGACTGCAGATGCGATGCAAGCCATCTCCGAAGTCAACCGGCTGTGGCGTTCCGATCTGCGTTCGCTGCATCGGATCCATGCCGGTGTGACGGGGCTGAAGGGGCCAGCGGATGCTATTCTCAATCGAGGGGCAATGGAATCGAACACCCATTGAGATCGAACACCCATTGAGACGGTAGCTGAGGCTTAGCTCGTTTTCGGTGACCGGAGGGTTAGCAGGCTAACTTCTGGCAAGCATCTCCAGCGGATGGGATGGGTCCCGGCCACGCCGCGTGAGACGTGCATGAGCGTTGGGGGCATATAGAAAACGCCGGAAGCAAAGCGACTGCCGTAATGGCTGGGGGCTACGATGGGGCCCAGGAGCGGAAAGCGGACCTGACCACCATGCGTATGTCCAGCCAGCATTACATCGAGCTCTAGGCGGCGCGCCCATTCGATCTGGTCGGGGGAATGGCTAAGTCCTAGACGCAGAGTGATATCTGGGGAGGTGCATGGCAACGCAGACGGTGGTGGTTCCGCGAGGCGATTCAGCCAAGGCCGCTCGTTCCCTACGATTTGCAAGTTGAGGCCTGAGGGGGTCTGTGTGCAATGGCTCTGCTCTCCGGCGTCGCGATGTCCTAAGCCTTTCAGCAAATGTGCAAGCTGGTCTACGTCTTTGAGGCGGCAATCGTGGTTTCCGAAAATAAAGTAGCAGCCTAGCGGGGCTCGCAGCCGTCCCAGCACTGGAGCTAGCCAAGGAAGGCATTTCTGGTAGTCGATAATGTCGCCGGTG
Coding sequences within it:
- a CDS encoding DUF1559 family PulG-like putative transporter: MMSHPKRGFTLVELLVVIAIIGILVGLLLPAVQAAREAARRMQCSNNLKQLGLSAHNFESAMRYFPPRTHTTVLPNASGVPTTYSSEATAQVLLLPYLEQGNKANLFDHNYNVNSDQPIAPSIPAKTGANALARATDVPTFLCPSDPSSATYPSGSGPAAGRQNYMACIGGANLRGGLAIDGIFAKPNASSGQQLKGPRIGEITDGTSNTAMFSEVQRGSLVYNATNQYDHTTMFNSTSAFGAVELLDGRSVPQCLPGGNSTTSSWLRYTGQQYYRALPINFVYTHTLPPNWNRRASSLDSQRYNCGTTSFVTQHIAASSTHTGGVTTCFADGSVRFVSESVDFAVWQATGSRSNGEVNVVQD
- a CDS encoding DUF1553 domain-containing protein; amino-acid sequence: MQHVPLCFAVLAVLAQNGFLHAQVDTLRFDRDIRPILSDKCYYCHGPDTEHREADLRLDLEEAAKESVLVPGSAADSELIRRLLSTDPDEVMPPPASKKEMSDAERQLLMRWIDEGAVWSQHWSFEPPTLPELPDLELPNPIDRFVLRELRAQGKSFSREASRSTLIRRLTFDLTGLPPTLQEVDDFLSDTSDNALERVVDRLLASPHYGERMGLMWLDAARYGDTSVFHADGPRDMWGWRDAVVDAYNANMPFDEFSIAQLAGDLLPEATLQQKILSAFNRNNGTTDEGGAIAEEYRVEYAVDRVKTTSMVWMGLTLECAQCHDHKYDPISHEDYYSFYAFFNISDDAGMQTRDGNATPLLEIPDPQREAQLPAAESQLADLQTQLAALANQAEPQFQQWLLEQTTTASSLASPPVTPLLSIPFQEGKGRHIAAALQPKEAAPAASTEPEPADTQSENPTEISPSQKSDNTITGKLTGKVEWVETPNGKGLNFSGNNFVDFGDVADFERSDAFSYGGWIKPSSGVGAALARMDDQNAYRGYDLYVGASSISVHIIHAWPQNAIKVTTKKKLEAGQWYHVFATYDGSSSAAGVKIYVNGDEWEWEIEQDALSGSIQTTKSLLVGSRHPGSRFRGEIELLEVYDFCLSPAAVRGRALAGSVDSLLAIPAVERTPQQIETLRQHYLHELAPGYVDLEEQIGQQLSQIEELKQPLTSVMVMGDMQSPRETFILKRGAYDAPSEHRVTARTPQILPAMQEDAPRNRLGLAQWMFSPQNPLTARVTVNRYWQLLFGTGLVSTPEDFGAQGEFPSHPELLDWLAVDFQQHGWDIKRTLKQMVMSQTYRQTSHATVADFERDPRNRQLARAARFRLQGEFIRDGVLSMSGLLNTTQGGPGVKPYQPAGLWAEVGLGGNPKFVQDHGEKLYRRSLYTYWKRSAPPPSMQIFDAPTREKCTIRRARTNTPLQALVVLNDPQFVEAARHFAERVLSKPDASSVERLTEAFRIATSRFPSESELRTLLSVLQTMRDQFAQSPQDASELLGVGETSNDTQLEIGELASWTMTMSVLLNLDETLMRE
- a CDS encoding DUF1501 domain-containing protein; amino-acid sequence: MLDLIGKGKTHTCNGATRRDFLQVGTLGTLGFGLPQWLQAKEAGLVDPAQDKKSCILIFNLGAPSQLDTFDMKPNAPAEIRGPFRPISTNADGIQVSEILPLHAKIADKIAFVRSCFHRGAAVHDSGWQIMQTGRLFTGGVDTPHVGSAVWYLRGARSDLPPHIVLPETMGRGGGNLPNGQAGGFLGKAYDPFALLADPSQANFEVPDLLPPTSIPPARLDRRRRMREAVEASMTQFEASENARIMSEHFDTAYRLMTSPQARNAFDLSQEPIQVRERYGMNRFGQCCLLARRLVEAGVRFVTVNTFLTVFDEITWDIHGSKPFTSIEGMKNIVAPMYDQGYSALILDLADRGMLDDTLVANLAEFGRTPKVNPAGGRDHWPQCFTVYFAGGGVQGGRVVGASDPIGAVPDDRPTEPPEIVATIFHALGLKLTEHIPGPGGRPFPIVDSGFREIHELF
- the larC gene encoding nickel pincer cofactor biosynthesis protein LarC yields the protein MAIAYLDTLSGIAGDMTLAALVDAGADANYIERQVQSLGLENVRLQFSTTRRHDFRALRLDVLHPAEHVHRHLSDIEAMLERSQLTARERGMAGRIFRRLGAAEAHVHGTDIESVHFHEVGAVDSIVDIVGVAVALCNLEIQRIVASATPTGTGTVKIAHGTVSVPAPATAELLKGVPIRACGIEAELTTPTGAAILATLVDQFGPLPSMQINRIGYGAGHRDMPEQANILRILIGSPLDEDRDDVVVLECNMDDITGEQLGFAIEQLWKSGALDVFTTAIGMKKNRPATLLSVIARPEHRGRLEDCLFTHCGSLGIRRTRMSRRKLHREVLRVDTRWGVARVKVAWPTDGLGPQSPRVSPEYEDCRQFAESHQESLEHVFQVVLEAAQQAVEDLQPLQNLPTGPGDRPFESDRRGPPPPPPPRPNGSHDHHDHHDHHDHHDHHDHHDHHDHHDHHDHHDHHDHHDHHDHHDHHDHHDSGHDHHR
- a CDS encoding sensor histidine kinase, with amino-acid sequence MAMQTSDRYVSTVYVTNAVARSTPHAGIWQSWCMPTSELSTVALSGYSTACPTHLRIDSADRQVRAPKLLQSWTAEIGWHRQLGELQNLDLRWPESDVSARPVEFKQRGVWSISDHTFPLVHRAPDSQVSRAPTWVGPALEGSGQWGPMVQEAAHDLRAPISSAQQILASVTHHFRSAANRLSPAQVEQQVELLEIAQSRLQLANDWAETILSPDRLPRERASTIRRRFYPNQWRNSIGELLESIAAQRGVKLEWLGWERSLARLYVDDQQLSRAALNLVSNAVAASPSGGTVVIRAAMQGSITRHFALSIEDEGAGMCRELLEEVNTAIPAGLASKRPQQLGVGLTITKALVRSLGGTLLARMTKDRASGQRGTTVRLSVPVDNPAALLRTWLLTNAGAEASARSPSNGQGGANIELHVLRATSGEVDLMDRHFQQSAELDDFVYRVAKDRWLWFKLVKSPVDHAGAATAPSQPQMSADAGPIDLVVRNLPEQAGQGERMRCFTQRVFRLRGVQLQRVFGKSGSHLRQIEIVNLLHDKFTKLCGYRVPAVDLLDAPTSASSPAISSGIGKRVVRFDPAHHAGVVSQKCSVDRWSERDASSEEAVRQFTQLVQQRLDASFPTSPSRAPAPASVALTPPLTADAMQAISEVNRLWRSDLRSLHRIHAGVTGLKGPADAILNRGAMESNTH